CCAGGTTCTGAAAATTTTTGTTTGGTTGCCTTGTCGGTATATATTTTTTGGCTCGCACGATATTAAAGCACCGCTCAGTTAGACCCGCTAAAAACGTCGAATCGACTATTTGTAGCGAGCCGGACAGTGGCTCTCACGATGCAATATGGTGCAAGCCTGGGACATGGGGTCAGTGGGGTTTGCACATGTTCCTGTTTTGCTTAACTCCGGAATCTCTTTCGCATAATTCTTTCTATtccacccgcaaaaaaaaattaTTTCTATTCCACACAACAACGCTTCGGCTTGGGATAAGCTCTACATGAAAAAAATACAAATCGATGCTATGGTTTCGTCCACGTGATCGGTTCATAGTTTCATTAACTATAAATGTTCAATTTCATGTTCATGTTTGGAGTTACTTTGAACAATATTTGTCAAATCGTCACACACAATGGATCGTTTGAATTTTCTTTGACCAATAGCTTCATCTTCCTGTTTCACACGACATTAGTGTTGTACATTTTCTGTTTCGACAGTCGTAGATGTGTAGATCTTTACCTCCCTAGTGCTCTAATGGAATGTACAAATGCATATGTGCGATTTATTTTACCCACACGTCTTAACCTCCTTCACCTAGTCCCCTCTAATCTACGGTGGTCGATTCAAGATAAACTCTACACCAAAAAGATGCACGTCACTGCTTATGAATACCTTGAAACTTCAGTGTAGTCCGAACTTTGTCCAAACCTGAGAAGTATAAAATGGAAATTATTTTCTATTCTCATGTTCAATAGCAGCAGTTCAGAACATGACCTCAAGTAGCTAGGTGTGGTCAAAACTTCACTGGCTTTGCCCTGTCCACCTATGTAAGCTTCATTATAGTTCACTTCATTTCAAATTTACTCTATTGGCGATGTGTCCAGTGAAAACTTGATTTGGGTGAAAATCTGAAAACTTGCCTCATGCACGATTGATTCTACAACGAACAGCATCTGGTCACCAAAATGGGCTAAGCCCATTTTCCATCAACCATGATAACAAGGGAAACAATGTTCAAAAGGATTAAACGGGTTCTGGTCTGTTACCCAGCACTAACACTAGATCCAGTGACTCACAGCAGTAGATGCAGTTGTTCCCAGGTAGAAGGAGAACAGAAAGCTCCATTGGCTGATCCTTTCAGATGCATTACCCTAGATACACTATAGCCCTAGATCTAGGTTGATCGAGTCGTCGTCCCCTCGCAGGCGCTTGTTAGGCTTCTTGCTCCCCTCAGGGTCAGCCTTCTCCTCCTTGCATTGACTAGCGGCTGCAGCAGGGGCTGGGACGCTAGCATCGTCCATGATCGACCTCACCGAGAAGCTCCCGTCCATGTGCTTGTCGAAAACCTGGAAGGTGTGCGTTGAGCCAATAAGATCCTCGATTTCGTCTGGCAGGCTGTACCACTCATCATCGTCCTCGATCTTATTCACGAGCTCCTCCGCGGAGACACCGACCAGCTCCTCTGCCACCTCACAGAAGATCATCAGGTTCATTGCGCCGGTAGCATCCTGCACCTTCGCCTTCAGCTTGTACCTAGCATGCCCACAAGGCCAGAACAGCAGTGTGGTAATCAGTGATGAATGAGCAACAAGTATGCACTGAGAACCGATACGGCAATGGCACCATAGCGTTGCAGGTCCCTACCACTGAACTGGCATCATCGGGCCACATCGGGCACACCTGTATTTCCTTGGAGCCCTGGACATCGACTTTTGGCAGGTGTCGCATCCAAGATAGCACCAACCATTGGTGCAATCTACATCTATCAGGGAGACTCTGCACAAAAACATGGTATCCTGCAAGTGGACACAGATACGTGAGTAAAACGGATAGGCTTTGCACACATAAACGAGAAGAGCAGCCAACTTGATTTACCTCATCATACTCTTCTCGATCGAGGCTTTTTAGCTGTTCGATTGTTCGCCAACTCTCAGCCAACTTCTGAGTTGGAGTTTTTAACGGAACAGGGTTTGCCTGCTGAATGAGCAAACTGCGTGCACATGAACCAGTTAGCCATGTACTACTAGCACAGCTCAGATCAATCATCAACGAAGGTACAAACTTTatgaagtccactcacttcgcaCGGAATTCTTGCACCTCTGGTATTTCCAAATCCAGATAGTACATTGAAGATGTTGTAGAGCAAACTACAACAACCAAAGATCACAAACAAATGGCACCAAAATATTACAGTACACACTATTGCGTCAAATGATAAGGCAGACTAAAGTTTTACAAGAAAGAAAGGACTGTATTTCAACAGTATCGCATGGTAGAAACAGACAAATGAACCGGTGGATCAAGGATTAACCTGATGATGAGGAAGTAACAGACATCCCTGCAAAGGCAGCAACAACTGAGGCGTCTTGGCCTTTCTCGAGCATATCCTCAGTAAAACCAGAAGCAACATCTCCAAACAGTGTCACACTCAGTGCCCTTCCTCTGTAAATGGTAACTCCAGCAGTGAGGAGCTATCAAGGGACGTCAATCATTAGAAAGAAGGATGTGTATTCCATTACCTCAAATCCCGAATTCTTGCATTGCAAATTTCTATAATGCGTGATTTTTTTGAGACTTCCTCTAGCTCCCCAACATATACTATGTGACCCAGAACATCTGCATATGTCAGAAAAGGAATGAGATATACATGTGGCAGGTCTGACGCTGATCAAATATTCAGTTCCAACAGAACCTACCAGTCAATAAGCTGTTGTCGTCGCACCTATAACGGAGATCCTTAAATTTAACAAACTCAAAGCTGTGGAGGGGTATCGAATCAATATCTCCTTCTATCTCAGTGACCACCGTCTGCCTTCTAATGTACATAGTCCACTCATTGCTACAGGACATATAGTAGTCCCTCTGCGAATCAACATGAAAATCCGACAAGGCATAGACCTTCCCTTCAACTAGCAGATCTTCAAACCGCTCTATATCGCCAGGTTCTACACGCGCCTGCATAGTTTTACCCTACAAGTGGAAAACAACTAGAAGAATCAGTGCATTGAAGACTCAAAGGATGGTAATTTAAGGTTAGTGGCCAGCAAGCAATGTGATTCATCCGTTTGGCGTTCAACTTAAGGTAGGGAATGCATCACCTGATCGTCGATCAGAAGGCAGTCAAGGCCGAACAAAGTGTCATCTTTTGGATTGAAGGACTCCCACAGCCGTGAGACGCGCACCCGCACTTTACATTTGTCCATTCCATATTCTAACTGAGACAGTGGGGTGAACTCATCCCCAGCTGAACCCATTTTGGCCTGGATGGCTTGAAGCTGCAAGTTAGCacagagaaaaaaaaaggaaatagTGATCAATCCTTGTATTACATATATTTTTTAAATCCAAAAATTAGAGAATCTTAAGCAACCAATAGTAAATTTTCACCAGTAGTATGAAAGCCTGAAATTAAGCAATGGACTATTTTGCTTTCTCGTCATAATTTTTTGCTTACTAAACATGAGTATTAACTGGTTTAAATTTATGAGTTGTGTATTTGAGGAAAAGGTGTCAGTTGTGTTACCTGTAAAGCTGTTTTGGGATGAAATCTCTTCTATTTTTCGTGTAGTATATATTAACAGCGATTTAGAGTAATAGAAATGCTTCCAATACTGCTGTAGCTATGTGGCGTATATGTAAAATTAGAACAACACGATTTTCAGTCAACAGGTTTGGCGTCAGCAACTAGAATATGAGACCCAAAAATAAGATTTTTAACATAAAAACAAACCCTAGCGGAACAAGGGGGGGAAAATCGCCATAGGAGAAGTAAGTAGAATGTGGCTTCTGTCCGTCTACAGGATGCAAATATTTAGGAGTGGTAAATGGATTTGACTACAAGTTGTGatggaaaacaaaaacaaatcCGAATAAATGCTGAGATCATAACTCAGCATCTGCGTCATTGGCGAAGAATAGTTCGTGTGGACATCCGGGAGAAAATCGATCGCGAGAACAAAGGAATAGAGACGGAAACTAGTAATGTGAGGGCCAAAGGAAAGGAGGCTGCTCTGCTCTTTTCCCCCTTGGAGTTGGAGGATGGAGAAGGAAGACCTGGGTTTACCTCCGGAACCGAAGTCGTAGTAGATTTAACTGGATTTCTCCGCCGCGTCGCCGAGACGAACGAAGCTTGTTGGAGATTCTTTTTTTGAAAGGGCTTGCTGGAGAGTGGAGAAGGAAATGGACCAAGGACAAAGGagaaaggaggaggaagagacGGGGTCTCGGGGTTGGACCGAGTGGCGGAGCCCTGGGCCGGTGTCCTGTCAAGCGCGAGAGGAAACTATAAAAAACTGACCCTAGTCTTAAAAGCCTACGAGTTCCTGCCAGGCCCATTGATGGGATATGACATGCTCAGTCCCGTATAATTTCAAAAATATAATAATATATGTTTTCATCCCAAAATATAGATAAAAAACCGCCTCGATCCTGGCGCTGCGACGAGAGGACGTCACTGGAGTCGACCTGCCTCGCCTGGAGTAAGCCGcggtgagggggggggggggggcagccacCGGAGTGGTCaccatcgccgtcgccccgccggtCGCCGGGCCGAAGGTCAGGCTCACCGAGCTCGGGCAGGGTCGCAGAGGATGCAGGTGGAGTCGGAGGCACATCGGCGACGGAGAGATCCCCGGACACCACCAGGTCCAGGCGCAGCCGTGCGACAAGGGTGGGGAGGGGAGGTGACCGGTCCACACCCAACCCCAGTCCAGCCGAGGCCTCGGCCGGCGAGTGCAGGACAGAGGAGGCCGGTGGGGACGGAGGCACGACGGAGTCTGGGAGGGCCCCGGTTGCCACGGGGTCGCCACAGACGTGCCTCTTGCCAAAGCACaatcgtgcctctcgcggaaggaaaaaaaaacagaaaacgcgtttttttcgttttcgagaggcacggccgtgcctctcgcagaaggAAAAGAAACAGAACACGCGTTGTtgtttttcgtttccgagaggcacggccgtgactctcgcgaaagtaaaaccgtgcctctcgcagaagcaaaaccgtgactctcgcgaatgAAAAAAAATGCATTTTTTCACGCAAAATTTTTTTTTTCGAAATTTTTTTGTCCAAAAGTTAAGGAAGACCGGTGGTAAACCGAAACGTCGAAAAACCCTAGAAATACGTTTATAAAGTCGAAAACACgtgcgaaaaaataaaaaaaaaatcgAAGGGAGCGCGACACATGGTGggcggctgagagcgcgccaaatGGCTTTGATCGTTGTGAGGCTCCCAAAGGAGCGCTCGTCAACTAGTTGCTCTCGAAACCTCCAAGGACTTGTTAGGTAGACTGTAGCAATTGGGACAGGCTGCATAAGTCAAACGAGCTAGGTTAATTGGGGCCTAGTTGAGAAAAAAACAATGTATCCATGTAGTTTGGTCTTGTCCATGGTGGTTGATGGGGTTAGTAGCATGCATTGTTTGTTTTTGTCCACTTCTCACATGCGTTGTGAGAGGAGGATGCATCCTCATGAAAAAGTAGAGAATCTTTCTCCCCCATGATCCGTGCAAGTCTGTATGAGTGGAAACGGATGAATCGGCCATTCCTTCTCAGTCAAGGCCGATGGTGCTTTAAACAGCGTGTGATGCAGGAATTAGATGCAATCCGAGCAAGCAAACACCATGTGAAACAAAAGATTTCTTCTATATGCAGTCTACCTACAACCATCGAGGCTACCAAACACGCCCCAACAGCTTTATAGTATGTCACTTTTGACCGCTCGGCCACTCTCCCCTTTCAGGAATACGATCTCCTCAAATAAAGGGTTCCTGAATAAGAAGGATGGTGGCCTTCGTTCTTAAGTTAAGAAGAGCAAATGGAAGTATTAAATTTGCTAGCGTTGTGGGAGAATAAATAAGGGCATGTAGTAAGTTCATTCCAATTTATGTAAAGCAAAGGGGCAAAGCTTCTAGGATAGCTCCCCCCTCCCTGCCATCGCCGACCTTCCCCAGCTCCCTTCCTTCGTCACTTCAGTCTAAGCATCTTTCAGTGGAGGAAAGGAGGTGACTAGTCGCTTCTGGCGAAGCAGCGAGTTCATGAAGGTGACCTAATTCCAGTCAAATGACTTGTCTGACGGTATAATACACCGGGGtggcctgatgccctttgagattAGGTTTGGATAGAAGAAGGTGCATGTACCTTTTCCCTAAGGAGTGACCTTGGGTTATTGAACCCATGAGAGGATGTGCACTATGACAGAGAGTCAGACAAGTTCTTGTTGTTGAATTAAATTTTAGTTTTTTAACCATACCTTTAACAACCTTTTTGGGTGTAAGCACTGGTATTAATATAGGCATGGGTACGAGGTCTTACTATGTCTCTAGGTGTGGGCTCGCTGGGTCTTGCTTCTAATTTCACCTTGGTTCCAAAAAGGGATAGATGTGAAGGAAGTCGGTATAGAGACATCTTTTCAAATCAAGTATACTTATCCACATAGTTGCTCTTTTGAATTAAGTCTCGGATAAGTTCTATTTATGTTGGTCTAGTGACACGGCGCTCTTGAAGCTTTAGCCTTACATTACTGGGGATGCCTGGTCTGGTCTCCAATTCTCCTTACCGGGGACGCCTGCTCTTAAAAACGTTGTTTCCCCCAGTTATATCGGCTCATAATATTCCCGCTACAAACCGATAATACCACATACAGTATCTCCtttgccccctcccctccccctgtcATGTTATTTCCATAGGAACATCATCATATTCAACACTGTTGCTGTGATTGATCACCTTGGCGCTCCCGGGGGACGATCCAAATGACCAAGGTGCGAAGTGTTAAGTAGAGTGAATGGGCCTAAAAAGTTGTGTTATTTAACTTTAGCAGAGTCCTTATCTAGGATACGAAGCAATGCATTGAATTTGTTGTATGTACTTAAGTAGACAACAGTGGTTTCTAGAGTGAGTCCCCTCCTCTAGGTGGATGTTGAGGGAAACACAACATGAGCCTTTTATTTACGACTTTGGATGGTCGGAAAGACACCGGTGATCATTCACTTTAGCAGATCCAGCCCTATTCCTCATCTCGACCTAAACTATTGATGGAACTTCATGCGAACCTACGGGTTTTGGATAGAGTGGGTTAACGAGAGATTTGCCCACAAGTCAGCATATAACTCACTCCTCGACTAACCTTTTAGTCGAGCTTTGCGCTGGTGCATTTGGTCTGCATTGGATAGAGCAAGAGCTCAAAAGCAGTGGCTTCTTCTTTGTTTAAGTGAAAGATGTCTCAGATCTGAAGGTACTACATCTCCTTCCGATCTAGTGTACCTAAGTGCAGGCTAGTTTCCTCCAGGCCCAGAACAACCCAAATCATTCATCTCAAACAAAAGAACCGACCAAGGAAAGAACCCTCAAACAGAAGGTCAAAATAGAAGGAGTGAATCAATGCCTTGCTTGATATTTACTTGCATTGTTTTTTGCATTCTTGCCCGCATAAATGGTCTAAATgacttccttggcagagcattgAGAACTACCTATCCTTTGTTTGTTAGATTTTATACATTCTCAAACTGCTTTATGGATATGAACAAAGGTTGTGGGTCACTGAAGTTATACAGAGGAGCTGCCTAGTCCCGACGTCCAGAGTTGGTCGTGTGAGCGTCGTGCCATGACTGAAAACTTGAAATTGCACCTCAACAGAGCTAACCAACACATGAAAACGCAAGGTGGCAAGGCTTTCTGATCGCTCCTTCCATGTCGGCGGTATGGTTTTCTTAAAGTTAAAGCCACATGCTCTCAAAGCTTGGTGGCATAGCGAGCTAACCAAAACCCTTCCTTCTGATACTTTAGGCCTTACAAGATTCTAGCATGTGTTAGTGTTGTTCCACAAGAACATCGGGAGCTACCTTCAACTTGTCAAGCGTACACTGTATTTTTATGTGTCTAAGCTTCGACGTGTTGTTCCCCCGCCCATTGTCTCAAATATCCTGTTGTTTACCATCTGAGACTGAGAATCCCTCAGCTCCAATGCAAGTTTTGGTGAGTCGTTGCTATAGTAATAAAGGGAGATCAAGTTCTGGAACACGGCTTGATTCGCTGCTTCTAGTCAATGGCACTGGACAATACTTGGGAGGACCCCATCGACCCGAAGACTCGTTTTCCTTAATTATGCACCGGCTTGGGGGCAAGCGCTTTCTTAATTAAGAGGGAATGTTAGCACTTCTACTTCGAATATTCGTGCCCCGATTACAACACAAGACGACGTTGACCCACGAAGAATACGAAGTCCAATTTCCTATCCCGCGCACACTGATAAAACATGAGACAATTTCTGAGGGATAGAAGTCTTGATTGGGCCAAGCCGGCATAACAGTCAATAGTTCAGTATGGATGCACTGAGCGCTTCAGACCACTCGTTGGATGATATGGCCAATCATACTCCAGAGTGGGGACATCATAACAACAACATTCTCTCTTTAGATTCGAGATGTATTGATCGAGACGTGCCTCACTCTAGTGAGGATTTGAGCTCCCTGATAGACGGagggcccactcggtatgatGTCATTGTTTAGGGGTGTTCTTAATTATAGCATGGTAGTCCGAGTTGGAGGAATGATATTGGGCTTGAGAAGTGAGCAAGATACCTTTTTTTAAAGAAAGTTCGAGCTTTATTCAGTAGAAATATTCATTACATCGTTTATGAGGATTGGTACAATTGCATTATGTGGTTCCTCGAGCCAATCAGAAATGAAGGAAAATCTAGCCAACTTGGCAAGTTCACGAGCAACTTTATTTGCTTCTCTATTACAATGCTGGAATCTAGAAATAGGAAAATCGCAAGCTAAGTGAAAACAGTCATAAAAAATTGCTGCTGCTGCCCCCGACGATCGTCCTCCTTTGTTCATGGTCTCGATCACCTCCATATTATCCGAGTTAATAATTATGCGATTACAACCCATCCTTTGCGCAAGCGATAGACCAAATTTTAATGCCAAAGCTTCAGCCATCAACACATCTGCACACCAGTCAATCTTACCATTTCCCCCACCGATGAACCTACCTTTGTCATCTCTTACGACCGCCCCGATCGTACCCCTGAGAAGGTCGTGGTCAAAAGAAGCATCAACGTTAAGTTTAACAAATCCCGTCGGGGGGCTAGACCATCCTCCTCTTTTCATGGAAGCCTTCGGCGAGGAGGCATTAACAAAATTGGCAGTTAGAGCGCGTATCCCCATGGATATCTGTTGTGCATTCTGAGTAGTCTCATCGTGTACCAATTTGCACCTTTCCCACCACAAGTATCAGGTTGATATGGCAATCATGTCACGCACATTACGAGTGCCCATAATACATAGTTCCTGATCTGGTAATGAAAGTAAATATTCCCAGATTGCCTCACCCGAATAGTCTATTTTACAAGCTCTGTCGATACTATCGTCCATCCCTAGTCTTCTCCAGACTT
This genomic window from Aegilops tauschii subsp. strangulata cultivar AL8/78 chromosome 4, Aet v6.0, whole genome shotgun sequence contains:
- the LOC109746959 gene encoding uncharacterized protein, which translates into the protein MGSAGDEFTPLSQLEYGMDKCKVRVRVSRLWESFNPKDDTLFGLDCLLIDDQGKTMQARVEPGDIERFEDLLVEGKVYALSDFHVDSQRDYYMSCSNEWTMYIRRQTVVTEIEGDIDSIPLHSFEFVKFKDLRYRCDDNSLLTDVLGHIVYVGELEEVSKKSRIIEICNARIRDLRGRALSVTLFGDVASGFTEDMLEKGQDASVVAAFAGMSVTSSSSVCSTTSSMYYLDLEIPEVQEFRANLLIQQANPVPLKTPTQKLAESWRTIEQLKSLDREEYDEDTMFLCRVSLIDVDCTNGWCYLGCDTCQKSMSRAPRKYRCARCGPMMPVQWYKLKAKVQDATGAMNLMIFCEVAEELVGVSAEELVNKIEDDDEWYSLPDEIEDLIGSTHTFQVFDKHMDGSFSVRSIMDDASVPAPAAAASQCKEEKADPEGSKKPNKRLRGDDDSINLDLGL